A genome region from Myroides fluvii includes the following:
- a CDS encoding DUF420 domain-containing protein translates to MENYKELEQKYTKWIWILSIAIPVVVAILFGVNLQKLGYDVQPLSFLPPIYATINGITAVLLVWAVAAIKKGNKALHERLIKCCIACSVAFLAMYVAYHMTSIETKYGGEGWMRYAYFFILISHILLSIIIIPFVLITFVRGISGSYQRHKKLARITYPMWLYVAVTGVIVYLMISPYYVN, encoded by the coding sequence ATGGAAAATTATAAAGAATTAGAACAAAAATACACCAAATGGATTTGGATTTTATCCATCGCAATTCCTGTAGTTGTGGCAATTTTATTTGGCGTTAATTTGCAAAAACTGGGGTATGATGTTCAACCGTTGAGTTTTTTACCACCGATTTACGCTACTATTAACGGTATTACAGCTGTTTTATTAGTTTGGGCAGTAGCAGCTATCAAGAAGGGGAATAAAGCCTTACACGAGCGTTTAATTAAATGCTGTATCGCGTGTTCTGTTGCTTTCCTAGCGATGTATGTTGCGTATCACATGACGTCTATTGAAACAAAATACGGTGGGGAAGGTTGGATGCGTTATGCCTATTTCTTTATTCTGATTTCGCATATCCTGTTGTCAATCATTATCATTCCTTTTGTATTAATTACTTTTGTACGCGGAATTTCTGGTTCATATCAACGCCACAAAAAACTAGCGCGAATTACCTATCCTATGTGGTTGTACGTC
- a CDS encoding SCO family protein, with product MKDKSYIWISLVVLVFGIWAVPKIIKKFEKSDLLVIGQAPQFELIDQNNKTINNATYKGKVYVVEFFFANCPTICPIMNQNMLKLQDAFRPHMDFGIASITIDPKNDTVEALNAHAAELGVKIPYWHMLTGDAKYIYDLAGKFNLYTGVNPEAPGGFEHSGLFALIDKEGNIRCRTDEHGNPILYYDGTSDDGVKWIKEDIKLLLEE from the coding sequence ATGAAAGATAAATCGTATATCTGGATTTCGTTAGTAGTGTTAGTCTTCGGTATTTGGGCCGTGCCTAAGATTATTAAGAAATTTGAAAAGTCAGATTTGCTTGTAATTGGACAAGCTCCACAATTTGAACTGATCGATCAAAACAATAAAACAATCAACAACGCAACATACAAAGGAAAGGTATATGTTGTTGAATTTTTCTTTGCTAATTGCCCAACAATCTGTCCGATTATGAATCAGAATATGTTGAAGTTGCAAGATGCGTTCCGTCCCCATATGGATTTCGGAATTGCTTCAATCACCATCGATCCCAAAAATGATACTGTGGAGGCGTTGAATGCCCATGCAGCTGAATTGGGTGTGAAAATTCCTTATTGGCACATGCTCACAGGAGATGCGAAGTACATCTATGATTTGGCAGGCAAATTTAATTTGTATACTGGGGTAAACCCTGAAGCTCCAGGTGGATTTGAACACTCCGGATTATTTGCTTTAATCGATAAAGAAGGAAATATTCGATGCAGAACTGATGAACACGGAAATCCTATTTTGTACTATGATGGAACATCAGACGATGGAGTGAAGTGGATCAAAGAAGATATTAAACTTTTGTTAGAAGAATAA
- a CDS encoding cytochrome C oxidase subunit IV family protein — translation MAAEATAHHSNAKKIWKVFFILSAITIVEVALGIFKPESLHHVHIFGLSLLNYIFIVLTIWKAYYIMWSFMHLEQEKTAFRWTVAGVLSFLCVYLITLVLIEGNYVYEVFQHAQYKWIF, via the coding sequence ATGGCAGCAGAAGCAACAGCACATCACTCAAACGCAAAGAAAATCTGGAAAGTATTCTTTATCCTATCAGCAATTACTATCGTAGAGGTTGCATTAGGTATTTTTAAACCAGAAAGCTTACACCACGTACATATCTTTGGTTTAAGTTTGTTAAATTATATCTTCATTGTTTTAACAATTTGGAAAGCATACTACATTATGTGGTCGTTCATGCACTTAGAACAAGAGAAAACAGCATTTAGATGGACAGTAGCGGGAGTTTTATCTTTCTTATGTGTTTATTTAATTACTTTGGTGTTGATCGAAGGAAACTACGTTTACGAGGTTTTCCAGCACGCACAATATAAGTGGATATTTTAA
- a CDS encoding cytochrome c oxidase subunit 3 yields MGATVTTEATEVRGDARGPLNVSYGKMMMWYFILSDSLTFCGFLVGYGFTRYKFMDTWPIADEVFNHFPFLHGVDAPMYYVALMTFILIFSSVTMVLAVDAGHQMKRKKVATYMFLTILGGLVFIGSQAWEWKNFINGSYGAVETTGGSILQFVGEDGKQIALADFAVVDPNKKDATLTRANATWFVNGPSKSTYSLAEVQAGFDANPTIRIRTQKTTDAKHKEILSREASVERLKDAVLVVEGANLIRNEYGHKTFADFFFFITGFHGFHVCTGILINIIIFFNVLLGTYDRRGSYEMVEKGGLYWHFVDLVWVFVFTFFYLV; encoded by the coding sequence ATGGGAGCGACAGTTACTACAGAAGCTACTGAAGTAAGAGGCGATGCAAGAGGGCCTCTAAACGTAAGCTACGGTAAAATGATGATGTGGTACTTCATATTATCAGATTCATTAACATTTTGTGGATTCCTTGTAGGATACGGTTTTACAAGATACAAGTTTATGGATACTTGGCCGATTGCAGACGAGGTGTTTAATCACTTTCCTTTCTTACATGGTGTTGATGCACCGATGTACTATGTGGCCTTAATGACCTTCATTCTTATTTTCTCATCTGTAACAATGGTATTGGCTGTTGATGCAGGACACCAAATGAAGAGAAAAAAGGTGGCAACGTATATGTTTTTAACAATCTTAGGTGGTTTAGTGTTCATCGGATCACAAGCTTGGGAGTGGAAAAACTTTATTAATGGTTCTTATGGAGCTGTAGAAACAACAGGAGGATCAATCTTGCAGTTTGTTGGAGAAGATGGAAAACAAATCGCTTTAGCTGATTTCGCCGTTGTTGATCCAAATAAAAAGGACGCTACATTGACAAGAGCGAATGCTACTTGGTTCGTTAATGGACCTAGTAAGTCTACGTACTCATTAGCTGAAGTGCAAGCTGGATTTGACGCTAATCCAACGATTAGAATTCGCACACAAAAAACAACAGACGCTAAACACAAAGAAATTCTTTCTAGAGAAGCATCTGTGGAGCGTTTAAAAGATGCTGTACTTGTAGTGGAAGGGGCTAACCTAATCCGCAACGAATACGGACATAAAACATTTGCTGATTTCTTCTTCTTTATTACTGGTTTCCACGGATTCCACGTTTGTACAGGTATCTTAATCAATATCATTATTTTCTTTAATGTATTGTTGGGAACATACGACAGAAGAGGTTCTTACGAAATGGTTGAAAAAGGAGGATTATATTGGCACTTCGTAGATTTAGTATGGGTGTTCGTATTTACATTCTTCTATTTAGTTTAA
- a CDS encoding cytochrome c oxidase subunit 3, with protein MENSVAQEQYEKKGRALKVMLLFAIGSIAMVFAGLTSAYVVSKSRPDWLADFVLPLDFTISTVAIVISSLTMHLALKATKEGNVKRSTIYLVSTLILGLLFVFLQFKGFGQVISEGYFFTGSESTITTSFLYVIVIVHIAHLFGGMISLLIVIYNHFKQKYNSEQYIGLQLCAWFWHFLDILWVYLFLFFTFFK; from the coding sequence ATGGAAAATAGTGTAGCGCAAGAGCAGTATGAGAAAAAAGGCAGAGCATTAAAAGTAATGCTGTTATTTGCTATTGGAAGTATTGCCATGGTGTTTGCCGGATTGACAAGTGCTTACGTAGTAAGTAAGTCGAGACCGGATTGGCTAGCAGATTTTGTTTTGCCACTAGATTTTACAATTAGTACCGTTGCAATTGTAATTAGCAGCTTGACGATGCACCTCGCATTGAAAGCAACGAAAGAGGGAAATGTTAAAAGAAGTACGATTTATTTAGTTTCTACTTTGATTTTAGGTCTCTTATTCGTTTTTTTGCAATTCAAAGGTTTTGGACAAGTAATTAGCGAAGGCTACTTCTTTACAGGGAGTGAAAGTACAATTACAACTTCATTTTTATATGTGATTGTAATTGTGCATATTGCACACTTGTTTGGCGGAATGATTTCTTTACTTATAGTAATTTATAATCATTTTAAACAAAAGTATAATTCTGAGCAATACATTGGATTACAGCTATGTGCGTGGTTTTGGCATTTCTTAGATATACTCTGGGTTTATTTGTTTTTGTTTTTTACATTCTTTAAATAG